The nucleotide sequence TAACAATTACCATATAAAATGATTCAAACTTAAGAAGATTATGAGAGAGTAAATTAAAGCACTTTTCACCAGGTTTGGAAGTTGTTGAAAGCTGTTGAAAAGGGCATTCTAAAAATGAGTACTACCAGAAGGCAGGGGTTCATGCCTCGAACCCTACCCAGTCAGAGGGTGTgaactgaggatcaaagttcaaagctagccaagcagattaatccacaagactcttatcttcaaataaccagccaaaagctgggacAGAACACTGGGCTTAAAAGCTAGAGCATCATCCTGGAGCAAAACATACAAccaagagcctgaggccctgacttcaagccccagtacacacacacacacacacacacacacacacacacacacacacacacacacactcaaagtgAGAGTCTTAACGACATATAATTAAGAAATTTCTGCTAAAACTACAAATGAATGAAGactagaaaagataaataataaacaagatGAGCAAGGGATGAGTAGCTCTGTGGTAGAACTTTGCTTGTATAACCACTATTCCTCAGTTAAATCACTGTCACATCACAAAAAAGAGATAAAGCTACTCATTAGCAACTAAGTATTTGTTTGGTAAATGATACCAATCATTATTTGTCCACCACCCTTGACACAAATTGAATGTAAATAAAGGGGTGCTTTATTTTGCCTGTCTTATCATAAACAACTAAAGGCATTCACAGGATCCTATGCTCCCCTGTGTGAGACAGATGGTAGAACTGGCTTACCGGAAGGTGGCTGGGGTCTGCTTGTGACACAGGGAAATCCTGGGGTAGCAGGAGAGGCTCGCTTTTGGCACAGCTCTCCTGGCTGAGGAGCGTGTCCGCATAGTTGGGCTGTGGGAAGATCAGGTGGCTCTTCCCCGAGTCCGCGGTGAGCGACACCTCATGGGAATAGGTCTGCAGGAAAGCGTGCACCCCATCCACACCCACCAAGTGTGAAGCAGGTAGACCTGCCAGCCCACTGTGTGCTGTCGGAGGGGGACGGCTCGTGTGCCAGCGTCTCAGCCTCAGGGCCAGCAGCACGATGACAAAAGCCAGAAAGACACAGGAGACCACGGCCACTGCCACCACTAAGTACAGCGTGAGGTCGGAGTCCTCTGTGTCAGGGGCAGTGTGGATGCTGCTCAAATCTGCCAGGACCTCTGGGATGCTGTCAGCCACGGCGATGGTGAGCGTGACGGTGGCCGAGAGGGGCGGCTGGCCGTGGTCCTGCACCGCCACCACGAGGCTCTGCTTGAGCGCGTCTCTGTCCAGCAGGGCCCGCGCCGTGCGCACCTCACCCGTGTGCAGCCCCACCGTGAAGAGCCCCGgctcgctggccttgagcaggcggTAGGACAGCCAGGCATTCTGTCCTGAGTCTTTGTCCACCGCCACCACCTTGGTCACCAGGTATCCTGGCTCTGCAGAGCGAGGCGTCAGCTCCACACCCGTGGAACCATCTGTGGGGAGGGTGGGATAGAGGATCTCAGGTTCGTTATCATTCTGGTCCAGCacgaacaggctcagggacacgttgctgctgaggggtggcTGTCCACCGTCAATGGCGATCACAAGCAGCCGCAAGTCTTGGAACTGCTCATAATCAAAGGAACGAAGAGCATACAGGACACCCGTGTTGGAGTTGATGGAGATGTAGGAGGACAGAGGCGCTCCCTGGATGGTGTCCTCTGTGAGAGAGTAGGTTACTTGGGCATTCTCCCCGCTGTCAGGGTCCTGGGCTGTCATGCCTAAGATGGACGCTCCTCTCAGGTTGTTTTCTGGAATGTAGGCAGAGTAGGAGGCGTGAGTGAAGGTGGGTGGGTTGTCATTGATGTCTGTCACCTGCAATGCTATATGCATCTCTGTAGACAGGGGAGGTGTTCCCTGGTCAGTGGCAGTTAGCAGGATGTCATATTCGGAGACTTCCTCTCTGTCCAGAGTTCTGTGTGTCAATAACCGGTAATAATTTCCATAGGTCTTTT is from Perognathus longimembris pacificus isolate PPM17 chromosome 22, ASM2315922v1, whole genome shotgun sequence and encodes:
- the LOC125340137 gene encoding protocadherin gamma-A4-like, with the translated sequence MAAASPSDCRRLVWMCFVLGALWEVRAQQIRYTVREELEEGSAVGDLARDLGLEPRELAERGVRIVSRGKAQLFALSPRGGGLVTAGRIDREQLCHTSAQCVAHLEILLEDKVSIVGIEVEITDMNDNAPRFATEQKEIKVVEIENAGKRFPLPEAFDPDIGLNSLQGYQLSSNAHFSLDVQRGPDGVQYPDLVLERTLDREEEPVHHLVLTAYDGGDPVRSGTARIHITLLDSNDNAPAFTQPEYHVSVRENLPVGTQLLTIKATDPDEGANGEVIYSFRNDLDKISQLFQLDSVSGDITIFGDLDYEESGFYIINVEAHDGPGLRARSKVLVTVVDVNDNAPEVTVTSLTSSIQEPSFPGAVIALFNVHDSDSTENGLVTCSIPDYLPFRLEKTYGNYYRLLTHRTLDREEVSEYDILLTATDQGTPPLSTEMHIALQVTDINDNPPTFTHASYSAYIPENNLRGASILGMTAQDPDSGENAQVTYSLTEDTIQGAPLSSYISINSNTGVLYALRSFDYEQFQDLRLLVIAIDGGQPPLSSNVSLSLFVLDQNDNEPEILYPTLPTDGSTGVELTPRSAEPGYLVTKVVAVDKDSGQNAWLSYRLLKASEPGLFTVGLHTGEVRTARALLDRDALKQSLVVAVQDHGQPPLSATVTLTIAVADSIPEVLADLSSIHTAPDTEDSDLTLYLVVAVAVVSCVFLAFVIVLLALRLRRWHTSRPPPTAHSGLAGLPASHLVGVDGVHAFLQTYSHEVSLTADSGKSHLIFPQPNYADTLLSQESCAKSEPLLLPQDFPVSQADPSHLPVSQFYHLSHTGEHRIL